A genomic region of Neisseria cinerea contains the following coding sequences:
- a CDS encoding alanine/glycine:cation symporter family protein, whose product MNGNFTEWLHGWVGTINDPMWSYLVYMLLGTGIFFTIATGFVQFRLLGRSIKEMIGGRKQGDDPHGITPFQAFVTGLASRVGVGNIAGVAIAIKLGGPGAVFWMWVTALIGMSSAFVESSLAQLFKVRDYDNHHFRGGPAYYITQGLGQKWLGVLFALSLIFCFGFVFEAVQTNTIADTTKAAWGWDQHYVGVALVILTAPIIFGGIRRVSKAAEIIVPLMAVLYLVIALFIIATNISLIPDVFGQIFSNAFNFDSAAGGFLGGLISTTMMQGIKRGLYSNEAGMGSAPNAAAAAEVKHPVSQGMIQMLGVFVDTIIVCSCTAFIVLTYQQPYGDLSGAALTQAAIVSQVGQWGAGFLAVILFMFAFSTVIGNYAYAESNVQFIKSHWLVTAVFRMLVLAWVYFGAVANVPLVWDMADMAMGIMAWINLIAILLLSPLAFMLLRDYTAKLKMGKDPEFKLSEHPGLKRRIKSDVW is encoded by the coding sequence ATGAACGGAAACTTCACCGAATGGCTGCACGGCTGGGTCGGCACCATCAACGACCCGATGTGGTCATACTTGGTTTATATGCTTTTGGGTACGGGTATTTTCTTTACCATTGCCACAGGTTTCGTCCAATTCCGCCTGCTCGGACGCAGTATCAAAGAAATGATCGGCGGCCGCAAACAGGGGGACGACCCTCACGGCATCACCCCGTTTCAAGCATTTGTAACCGGCCTTGCCAGCCGCGTAGGTGTGGGCAACATCGCCGGTGTGGCAATTGCCATCAAACTCGGCGGGCCGGGCGCAGTGTTCTGGATGTGGGTAACCGCCTTAATCGGCATGAGTTCGGCGTTTGTCGAATCTTCGCTGGCCCAACTCTTTAAAGTCCGGGACTACGACAACCACCACTTCCGCGGCGGTCCTGCCTACTACATCACGCAAGGCCTGGGACAAAAATGGCTGGGCGTTTTGTTCGCCCTGAGCCTGATTTTCTGTTTCGGCTTTGTATTTGAAGCCGTACAGACCAATACCATCGCCGATACCACCAAAGCGGCATGGGGCTGGGACCAACACTATGTCGGCGTCGCTCTGGTCATTCTGACCGCCCCGATTATCTTCGGCGGTATCCGCCGCGTATCCAAAGCCGCGGAAATCATCGTTCCGCTGATGGCGGTTTTATACCTCGTCATAGCACTCTTCATCATTGCTACCAATATTTCCCTGATTCCTGACGTGTTCGGTCAGATTTTCTCCAACGCGTTCAACTTCGATTCGGCTGCAGGCGGTTTCCTCGGCGGCCTGATTTCAACCACCATGATGCAGGGTATCAAACGCGGCCTGTATTCCAATGAGGCGGGTATGGGTTCCGCACCGAATGCCGCCGCCGCTGCCGAAGTGAAACATCCCGTCTCCCAAGGCATGATTCAAATGTTGGGCGTTTTCGTCGATACCATCATCGTCTGCTCATGCACCGCCTTTATCGTCTTGACCTATCAACAGCCTTACGGTGACCTGAGCGGTGCGGCGTTGACGCAGGCGGCGATTGTCAGCCAAGTGGGCCAATGGGGCGCGGGCTTCCTTGCCGTCATCCTGTTTATGTTTGCCTTTTCAACCGTTATCGGCAACTATGCCTATGCCGAGTCCAACGTCCAATTCATCAAGAGCCATTGGCTGGTTACCGCCGTTTTCCGTATGCTGGTTTTGGCATGGGTCTACTTCGGCGCGGTTGCCAACGTACCCTTGGTATGGGATATGGCAGACATGGCAATGGGCATCATGGCATGGATTAACCTCATCGCCATCCTGTTGCTCTCGCCCTTGGCATTCATGCTGCTGCGCGATTACACAGCCAAGCTGAAAATGGGCAAAGACCCCGAATTCAAACTTTCTGAACATCCGGGTCTGAAACGCCGTATCAAATCCGACGTTTGGTAA
- the pdxA gene encoding 4-hydroxythreonine-4-phosphate dehydrogenase PdxA, whose protein sequence is MKLPVFAVTSGEPAGIGPDICLDLAFARLPCRCVVLGDKNLLGARAGALGKDVVLRDFDPESGGISEDGILEVLHIPTAEPVEAGRLNPANAAYVLQLLDTALTGISDGIFDGIVTAPLHKGIINDAHACTGFFSGHTEYLAEKSGTGQVVMMLAGKGLRVALVTTHLPLKDVAAAITQPLIESVVRILHHDLKHKFGIKNPKILVAGLNPHAGEGGHLGHEEIEIIIPTLEKLRLEGIDAAGPFPADTLFQPFMLEGADAVLAMYHDQGLPVLKYHSFGQGTNITLGLPFIRTSVDHGTALDLAATGRADSGSLITAVETAVEMAGRKV, encoded by the coding sequence ATGAAACTGCCTGTTTTTGCCGTAACTTCGGGCGAGCCTGCCGGTATCGGGCCCGATATCTGTCTGGATTTGGCGTTTGCCCGCCTGCCTTGCCGCTGCGTGGTTTTGGGCGATAAAAACCTGTTGGGCGCACGTGCCGGGGCTCTGGGGAAAGATGTCGTCCTGCGCGACTTTGATCCGGAATCAGGCGGTATATCGGAAGACGGCATACTCGAAGTGCTGCATATTCCGACTGCAGAACCGGTCGAGGCCGGGAGGCTTAATCCCGCCAATGCCGCTTATGTGCTGCAACTTTTAGACACTGCGCTCACAGGCATTTCAGACGGCATCTTCGACGGCATCGTCACTGCGCCTTTACACAAAGGCATCATCAACGATGCACATGCCTGTACGGGATTTTTCAGCGGACATACCGAGTATCTGGCGGAAAAAAGCGGCACGGGGCAGGTTGTGATGATGCTTGCCGGCAAAGGCCTGCGTGTCGCCCTCGTAACGACCCATCTGCCGTTAAAAGATGTTGCCGCTGCCATTACGCAGCCGTTGATAGAGTCGGTTGTCCGCATCCTGCATCACGATTTAAAACACAAATTCGGCATCAAAAATCCCAAAATCCTTGTCGCCGGACTTAATCCCCACGCCGGCGAAGGCGGACACCTCGGACATGAAGAAATTGAAATCATCATTCCGACGCTAGAAAAACTACGCCTCGAAGGCATCGATGCAGCCGGCCCTTTCCCGGCAGATACGCTGTTTCAACCGTTTATGCTGGAGGGTGCGGATGCCGTACTGGCCATGTACCACGACCAAGGGCTGCCCGTGTTGAAATATCACAGTTTCGGACAGGGTACGAACATTACGCTGGGTCTGCCCTTTATCCGCACCTCCGTCGATCACGGCACGGCGCTTGACTTGGCGGCAACCGGCAGGGCGGATTCAGGCAGCCTGA